The following is a genomic window from Chlamydiales bacterium STE3.
AAGCGCTTTTTTAAAAATTTAAATTTATCTGGAAAGGCCACTTCACATGTCAATAAATTAAAGCCTCATCCTACCCTAGAAGAAATTCTTCAGGAATGTCATATCCATCTCTTGCAAAATCAGACAAAAACTGTGCAGATTGAGGGGCATCGTATAAACATCACAGGGCTTGGAGAGCATATGCTTAATCGAGTTGAACCTGAAGTGGCTTTTTCCAACTGTGATCCCAAATTACCCACCTTTGTTTTAGTCCACAATCCAGATGCAATACCTAAGCTGACCTCTTATCCAGGCAACTTAATTCTTGCAGGTCACACTCACGGTGGACAAATTAATCTTCCTTGGATTTGGAAAAAGGTTTGTGTCCTAGAAAATCCTCAATACAAAAGAGGGCTTTTTCAAGAAAAGGGTAAATGGATTTATGTGAGTCGAGGAGTGGGTGGAACGACCCCTTTTCGTTTATTTTCTCCACCTGAAGTTGTTTTGTTTACTTTGGAGGAGTTGTGAAGACAAGTGCTATCCTCTTAGCTGGTGGTAGTGGAACGCGCATGAAGAGTTCCTTTCCCAAGCAATTTATGATTTTAAATGATCGACCGATTGCGTTGTTTAGTTTTGACATTCTCTGTCACTCACCTGAAGTAAGCGAAATTATTGTTGTTTGTGCGCCAGAATACCGATCGCTTTTTCATACGCAAAGCAAACCACTGGCGTTTGCTTCTCCCGGGGTGAGAAGGCAAGACTCTGTTTTTAATGGTTTTTTGCAAACAGATAAAGAAAGTATGTATATTTGTATCCACGATGCTGCAAGACCTTTTATGACTCAGCGCATATTAGAGGATGTCCTACATGCTGCATATCAACATCACGCATCATGTGCCGCAGTGCCGATGAAAAACACTATCAAGCAATCAGATGAAAGCCAATTTGTTATTAAGACGCTGG
Proteins encoded in this region:
- a CDS encoding hypothetical protein (Product derived from UniProtKB/Swiss-Prot:O84467;EC number derived from UniProtKB/Swiss-Prot:O84467;Uncharacterized metallophosphoesterase CT_461), whose amino-acid sequence is MKLFFKHKNASYSWDLFFLCSLLGIWPRFIEPNLLYLSRFTLPIPRLPKPLSGLKIIQVSDLHFGPQLSDRYLQRLRHKIHQETPDLIFFTGDFICRSELKDPTRLKTFLNSLKATYGRYAVLGNHDYTQYVSVNASGDYDIFEEENSQFNRGFKRFFKNLNLSGKATSHVNKLKPHPTLEEILQECHIHLLQNQTKTVQIEGHRINITGLGEHMLNRVEPEVAFSNCDPKLPTFVLVHNPDAIPKLTSYPGNLILAGHTHGGQINLPWIWKKVCVLENPQYKRGLFQEKGKWIYVSRGVGGTTPFRLFSPPEVVLFTLEEL
- a CDS encoding 2-C-methyl-D-erythritol 4-phosphate cytidylyltransferase (Product derived from UniProtKB/Swiss-Prot:Q6MEE8;Gene name derived from UniProtKB/Swiss-Prot:Q6MEE8;EC number derived from UniProtKB/Swiss-Prot:Q6MEE8) produces the protein MKTSAILLAGGSGTRMKSSFPKQFMILNDRPIALFSFDILCHSPEVSEIIVVCAPEYRSLFHTQSKPLAFASPGVRRQDSVFNGFLQTDKESMYICIHDAARPFMTQRILEDVLHAAYQHHASCAAVPMKNTIKQSDESQFVIKTLERSSLWEIQTPQALSRNLVERGFSYIQENPLTITDDVSLAELQGVKAKLVFASYENIKITTPDDLFVSQFLLSR